DNA sequence from the Selenihalanaerobacter shriftii genome:
TCTGTATTCTTTCCTTATTTATTCCTGAATCTAAATATGTAATAATCTCCTGTCTTCCAAAAATATCCTTATCAATCATTCTCTTTTGAGATATCTTATATAACTCCTGCTCTGGATTAGTCTTACGTAACTCTCTAAACTCTTTATCCGATATTTTATCAAGTTTAATATTACTAGTAGTTACTTCTCCTTTTTGATTGATTAGCCTGATTTCTGCTTTTTGTGAATTACTCTCCTTCACCTGCAACCGCTCTTCCATATTACGTGCATACTTTTCTCTTAGTTTCATCAATGAAATGTTAGCTTCAGACAGTATAGTCCTTACATATCTTGGCGTAGTTTGAACATGTTCAGCAATATCACTAATTTTTAAAAATGGATCATTACGTGCAAAATTAATAATTTGTTCTTTTTTAGTTAATTCTTCTAAACTCATATTTCTCACTCCCATGTTGGAATTGTTTTATGTATTTTATTTCCACTAAC
Encoded proteins:
- a CDS encoding GntR family transcriptional regulator gives rise to the protein MSLEELTKKEQIINFARNDPFLKISDIAEHVQTTPRYVRTILSEANISLMKLREKYARNMEERLQVKESNSQKAEIRLINQKGEVTTSNIKLDKISDKEFRELRKTNPEQELYKISQKRMIDKDIFGRQEIITYLDSGINKERIQNLDSLYELFGSKNINKLNFKNNIMEVEIANKFLAKLLGINKSKPIIKSQRLILVSKMPIAIENCFFDAEQIQLIVPGEFVI